The sequence GATGTGAATGATACTTTGGCTTAGGTTTGTCTGACGCTTGCTTAATTGAAAGTGCAATTTTATGATTTCTTTCACCAAGAACTAAAACTTTCACTGTATCGCCAATGCTTAGCACATCATGGATATCTTTAACGTATCCATCGGCAATTTCACTGATGTGCACCATTCCGCTTTGTCCTTCTCCTAGGTCAACGAATGCCCCAAAATTTGTAATTCCAGTAACTTTGCCTTCTGTTTTAGCTCCTACTTCAACTGTCATCTAATTAAAAAAAATTCCTTTCCCTATTTTTGAATCGTAGTGGTTTTTACATCATCTGGCAAATTATAAATTTGTTCGCCCGGTTTGCTATACATGTACTTCTCACGAATGTATTTTTCCAAATAATTCGTGTTATGAAGCTGGCTCACTTCGAGCTTTAAATCCTGTTGTGTGGATTTTTGCTTGTCTAGCTTTTGCTTGCTAACTTCAATCTGTTCCATTGTATTAGTGTAAGTTCGGTGCGCATTAAAAATTTGAACGCCAAAGACAGTCAAAATAATCACAAAAATAATGCCTATCATCAAAATACGCCGACGATGAACTTTCTTGACGTAATTTTTACGATGATTAGGAGTTTGAGATTTCTTTGGCTGTAAGACTGAAACGTTGGAATTTAATTTACGTACTTCCATACCACTACTCCCCTAG comes from Companilactobacillus pabuli and encodes:
- a CDS encoding S1 domain-containing RNA-binding protein, with the translated sequence MTVEVGAKTEGKVTGITNFGAFVDLGEGQSGMVHISEIADGYVKDIHDVLSIGDTVKVLVLGERNHKIALSIKQASDKPKPKYHSHRSHERNERKPQRKQESFDDMMSGFMKESEERLSILKKNTEGKRGGRGGRRS
- a CDS encoding FtsB family cell division protein, whose amino-acid sequence is MEVRKLNSNVSVLQPKKSQTPNHRKNYVKKVHRRRILMIGIIFVIILTVFGVQIFNAHRTYTNTMEQIEVSKQKLDKQKSTQQDLKLEVSQLHNTNYLEKYIREKYMYSKPGEQIYNLPDDVKTTTIQK